The Coffea arabica cultivar ET-39 chromosome 6e, Coffea Arabica ET-39 HiFi, whole genome shotgun sequence genome contains the following window.
CTCTCAGTTCACCAACCCATGCATTAAAAGATTCTGTGAAATTGTTGGTGACATGATCACACTTAATTTCAACAGAAAATGCATGCCTTGCCCAATTACACTTAGGAATGTTTGCTAAGTATCTCCAAGCATCTATGTtaatattctttattttttccatAGCCTCATTGTGTCCTATCAGATCATAGCTTTTAGCTGCTTGCCAAAAAAATCTTCTTAGAAGCAATCCTGGAAATTTCACTTTGAAGTTGCTATAGATGTGCCAATCACAATATCGTGCAGCAGCTTGTGGCACTTGTTCCTCGTATGCAAGGTTTAGTCCCTAAACAGAGAATGGACAGAAACAAATTCCTGTTCTGTTACTTGACAGCCATGCAAAACAACAATGGAAGAAATCTTATACATAAAACATAGAACCAGGAAACATACCTTCTGCCTATCACTCATGAAGGTGAGTGGAATATTGTTTGGAAAAGGTCCAAAGAAATCCTGAAAATAGTAAAAAAACCAACTCCAAGCTTCCTTGTTTTCACACTCAACAACAGCAAAAGCTAATGGAAACAAACTGTTGTTCCCATCAAGAGCAACAGCAGTCAACAGAATGCCCCCAAATGCACCTTTCAAATGGCAGCCATCAAATCCAATAAATGGCCTGCAACCTGCTAGGAAACCATCTCTTTGTGCCTTGAAACTTATGAACAATCTCAGAAATTTAGGCTCCATAAGAAGGTTTGGCCTATCGTAGTGAATTTTCATGATGCTTCCCGGGTTATTAATCCTCAAAAGTTCAGCATATTTTGGTAACCTTCCATAGGCTTCACTGTGTGAGCCTTCTATTTGTTCCAAGGCTTTCTTTTTTGCCCTGTAAATTTGCATTCTACTTGGCAAGACTCCATGCTTCTGCATTTCAGCCTTTACTCCCTTGCTTGTCATCTCTGGGTGATCTCTCATaacagaaattaatttttttgcaaTCCAATCTGATGTTGCTTCTGAGTTTTTCCTATCCATCACACACGTATGCTCAGGTGTATATGTCTTAACCATGAATGTGGTTGTATCAGCAACTGGGGATGCATGAATCCTCCAATTACAACCCTCAGCTCCACACTTAGCAGTGCATCtgctcttttcatttttcaacctCACCAATGGAAATCCTTTTTGAATAGCATAGTCTTTTAACACTGCTCTAAATGCATCCACATTAGTAAATAGCATTCCTTTCTCAAACTCAATGTCCTCTCTTGGATTGTAAGTCCACATTTTTGACAGCATGATTGCTCTCAAAGGATCTGATTCTTGGTCAGATTCTGAATCAGGCCCAACTTGTGCATCCTCAATCTCCTCATAATCAGACAAGTCATTTTCCTCCTTGTCACTGGAAGAAATTAAGGCCCTATCTTCAGCTATGACATCTTCTAAGTCACTATCCATGTCATCTTTCCAAGAGTCATCAGAACTAGAAGCATAAATCTCATCATCACCCTCACTGTCAACTACAAGAATAGGAGCTTTTTCGATTCCTTTGTCTTTCTGTGCATCCTGAAGTTGGTTATTCCTATTGTCTACCATATTCTCCTCTGTAGTAGGAATAATATCCAGGTGCAGCAAGTACAAGTTTATAACAAGATCTTGCTCATGAAGTTTGAACATATCAGATACTGATTTGTCACTACTGATGTCCATAAAGCTTGTTGTTCTAGGAATCGCACATTTCATATGCACAAGCATGTTCAAATTTCCAGGCAAATCATTCATTGCCTTATCAGTAACATCACCGAGAAGGTCAATATATTGGTAGTTCTTTGGATCGACATTTGGAATTCTGACAGTGTTTCCCATGTAATGAACTACAATATCATGTGCAATAATTCTTCCCATCCTACATATCAGTGTGTTCCCAAGAAAAGTCTCAATCAGTTGCTATATGGATCACATACTCAGACGGCTATAACACATGCATGCTTATTCAAAGTCAAACTCAGGTTGCAAAACAGAACCTTCATTGCAGCTTTCATGAACATCATCACTCTCACCAgcttttcatttaaattttcacttttgtctACTAACCAACAGTATACACTACACTTAGAGCTTGTCATATGTATTGCAACTTTAATCTACAAAGCTAAGCTCTTCTTATGTATTACAGCTTCAAAAAACTCAATATTCATCAACTTTTTTGTTCATCAACTTTATAAAGGTCAGGCATACATCATCAAATCACACATTTTTTATAACATCCAACATCAATAATACTTAATAAAACAAGAGCATACAAAGGGTCTGGTTGGATTATAAACTCAGTCATCAAGTccaacaaaacagaaaaatataaggaaaacAGAGATATTATAGGCAAATCAAACAGAAAGCTTAATGACACCTGCATTTTGTCCAATTACATGTTGATCATATCAACCAGCAATGGAAGATTTTTACCTGTTTTGCAGCTTAGTTTTGACAATCACACTTTCGGTCCAACCGAACGCATGCAATTCATTCAAGTGCCATATTTCTCCTCCTCTGCAATATCCAGCAAGAGATTTCCAGAAACATAGCTTCAATTGGTTCTCCAAGCTACAAATAACAATCACAGTTATAAGTAGTATTTCATTCCTTGGCATTTCCCGGGCACTTAGATGTCTTATCAGAGCAAAATGGCGCCATGATACACGTACGGAACTCAACTTCTAGGCGGCAATGGTTTCCCGCTCCTTATACAGTTGCATGCTTAGTGATATTGtcattttttctccttttataaGCTGAATAAGACCACAGCAGAAACAAGGGTATTATTGGCAACTGATGAATTTTCATAGTGACTTCTGACCCTACCATCACTTGAGGGGTGGTAGGAGAGATTTCCAAAATGTGGAGGGAGCTTAGTGATATTtgaagaaacctcaggggaggtttctgatattatcccttaGTTTTTTGACAAAGTATATATAGGCATTGTTTGGCAAGCAactttttggtcaaatttgtccgatataaattttttaataactttaactACAGCaacatcaaaaaaattttcaaagtttttaaactatacacttcaaaatattcaaaaatttacacactttaaaaaaattttctacaacttctacagttaattgcagtaaaattttagacaaacaacCAAAAAACTTACTTGCCAAATGGGACCTAATTTAGGAGGAAAACGTCTAAATACAGGAGTTACTTTTTGTTATGATTGTATATATTCGTATGGCAAGTTAAATGTAATATAAAACTAAGCAGCACCTTTTAACAAAATCTATAGTTAAATAGTACAAATAAGATGCTAGTGCTTAATTTCCGgtggaaaaaacaaaagaaggaaaGTCTGCTTATTGCTTATGCACAAGATTTCTATGGCACAATCAAGGGCATAATCATTTTTGGATGCCTTTTTAGGCTCGCAAACGCAAGGAAAGAGTGGTGTCTAATTATGTCTGGGAAGACTAAAAGGGCTCGTGGTAAAACATAATAGCCCCAATTTGCGGGTATGTGGGGTGGCCATGCTGCTGTTCTTTGCTCCCACACATGTACATATTCTCCATTTACAATAATCATAGGACGCACGAGGATCACAGAGTACAGGACAGGCAGAAACTGTGTAATGAGTGGTTAAACAGTTCTGCATCTAATATACGGTTCTCGGTCCAAGACGACAAGAATGAACCCATGTTTGTATTGGTGTTTCGATTCTGGTTTTCTACCAAACACGTGCTCCCTTGCCATCTGCGAAAAATTCTTCAAAACATCTTGAATTCTACCATTAAATATGAACATGTTattctctcatttttttttttttaattttaacctCTTAAAATAATCGCAGTAGGAAATGTAAAAGAGCGTTATGTTTACACAGCAACTGTGTCAACTGAATAACAATGAAAGTCATAAAACAAACATGAGGCTTCAACttttaggattaatctttcctacgcTGATAATGAtggtgtatacactgtcaacgTTAGATGAATaacaattatgtaaaatttgaatttgaaattcaacttttgcatgcatgtcataaatcaaatggtgataatgtatacactgtcaagtatatataagatttactgtTAACTCTAAGGCATTGCATTGTGAACACTAGGACATACAAATACTGAACTTAGAAAAAAGGACAGCAAAACCTAAGAAAAAGAGATTCAAGCATGGATTATAGTCCCTGTAATTGGATGTCTGATATGCGTTAAAAATCCAACATAGGTAACAAAGAAACTTGCTTTGCTTGTTTTGGAATTATCCCCTTCTTTTCCTCGTGTATCTCCTCTAAAACTAAAACGAAACAAAAAGacgtagtagtagtagtagtagtaccaTATATTTCCATGTCCAATTGTCCATTCCTCGAGGGAGGGGTGGGGCAGGGAGTTGGTTGTGGCGTAGATTTGGGAGTAGGTTATGGCTTTGTATGAACTCATCAATAAACTTTCCTTGTGTCCATTAAGGCTATGACGAATAAACCACCAACAATAATCAGAAAGTAATAGCCTTTTAACCTCTTAATGTGCTGTGGCTACCTGGCACTGTATAGGACCACAAGGAACACAATTTATTGCCCACTGCTTGCCGGAAAAATGGACCAACCCTACATGCATCTAGACTATCAAAGCAAATTCTTTTGCCCATTTTTCCAAGCATTAAACCAAGAAAAAGTAAAAGGGCATTAGTTTGTTGTAGTAGTAAAGATTTGCATCGACAATGTGCTCTTTCTTTAGCAGTAGTATTAATGGGAGATTTTGGGATTTTCCTTGGACAGCTCAAAGCAACAGCGACAAAAGCAAAAGTGAAAAAAGGTCGCAGCCCAGATTTGTACGAAAGCCAGACCGGGGGAGGGAGAGCGTGCTGTTTGGAAACCCGTAGTGAAAAGCTTTCTAAGGCAGCTGCCCGTTGTATTGTGAGTCGTCACTCTTCCAATTCCATAGATGATAGAACAGAACCTCCCCACTGTTTCAAATTTGAACTTAAAATTGCGGGATACTCACTTTGTCATCGGACATACGGATGTAAGAGTTGCTAGACttgaaaacaaagcaaaaattaTTCAAGTCAAGTGGTAACTTTACCAACACCTtgcattcatttatttattttttggtccCTTCCAAAGAGAAAGGTATTAGTATTACTTGCCATGACAGACATCTGATTGGCACATCTAGTTGACATGCGTTCACTTCACCATTCATAGTTCAATATTAATAGTTCGTTGATAATTATAGATGATAGGATTGTATTTGACATATGCATTCGACATTTTCTACGTAATGGCATTTGTAATCCCCCTTTGAGATGGAAGTTGCAGAACCAAAATGTTTAAATTCGACTTGACAATTTCGGAGAACCCATACCGTGGGTGTGTGGCTGATGTGTTCTGAAGGATTCTTCTTTTGACGGTGGTACCGTGCTGCTTGTGAACTTAGGTGAACGATTCGTTTTTGTGTTTGATGGTGTATACTTTCGACTGATAAAATGCATTTCTATCTTTATCATAGATAGTTCAAACTTCattattgattttttaaaatagAAAAGCTGGAGCACCACTTTGAGCATCCAGTATCAGTGTGATTCTCAAACAAAATTCACTTCCGAAATGATGTTTATCAACCACCTTAGAGGTAATTCTGTTGCCCagaaggattttttttccttttccgacAAAAGTAACGCACTTGGAAACCAGGAAAACCTGCAAGGTCGAGAAGACTACGGCACGCCTGTAAAATCCAGCAAAAAGAGTTGCTCAAACATGTAATAATTCAAATCAGGTCCGCATCCAGAATCATACGCTTCCAATCCTGAATGGAAACACCCGTTGGGCTTTCTTTGGTCGAATGATGAATAGGTCAGTTTCCAAGATTTTCAACTTTCATTTTGCCCTAGACACAAAGCTAAAAACAGAAGCTCGGATTTAATCCACTGTGACTAAACTATAGTGCAATCAGCATCAATAAATGAACAGAAATTCTACGGCTAAGACCATAACAGAGAGAGAAATGGCCACGGGAAGATCACAAAAGGCTTTGAAATGTAACGAgcgtgtttggattgtaaattatttgagataattttgtgaaaaaatactgtaacacttttttgatatgatgtatgtgagataaaaagatgattgaaaaatatgttgatgatgcaagcaagtcagtgtgtgtaaataatgtgtaattttttacaaataacaaaaaatgacTGACGAAGAGGAATCTCCATAATTCAACAGTTCAAGCACCAGAACAACTTTTCTAAGAAGAATATCGACTTGCTTTTTCTCCACCTGCTGACATCAAAGACCTCAATACTGGAAATATATAGTTTTAGACGGAAGAAATGCTTTCCAAGATAGACGTCGTCACAGCTAATCATATCAGGAGTCATAACTCACAACACAACAAACCAAGTAACCCAAGAATTTTACACCAAAAACTACATAATATGCCACAGGCCATTCCATTTGCTTAGTAAAGTATTAAAAAGTTACATGCTAGTATCACTTAACCTCCACAATAACATCGGATTGcatgataaaataaaaccaCTGCCTGAGAAATATACAATCACTGTGCTCTGGCAACTGGTTCGAGTGCTTCAACAGTGACTACACTATTTCCTCTGACAACCTACAAGAAGACAACATGCAAAGAAGGATGAATAAGAAAAGCCACAAAGTAGGAGCACAAGCAATAATTGAagcataaatttaaaaaaatccaagaaaataTACTTACAACCATCCCTATCTTAATCTTATCATTGCCATTCACTTCCACTGTGTCATCAACCACCAGGTTCATGAACTGATCAAAACCCCGAAGTGTTCCAACCACCATGCGGTTGGCATTCAACTTGACTGCAAAAAAGATTATCACaataaatttcacaccaaacTTTAAAACTTTCAAGTAGGATGGAAATATTGAACTACTCAAAAAATGAGAATTATAAAATTCTGGTTGAATCTTACTGAGGCAGTGTATATGGGGAAGGCCCCAAACACTTTATAGTTTGCACAGAAGTGACAAGCAAAGTTTGTACAGAACACAAATAGCTTGCACAACACTTGAAATCTTTTGCTAGAAATTTTTGTACTTGAAAAGTACCGCCAAACGCATTTGCAGGGCAACTAAATTAGGTTAGCACATCacagaaacaaagaaaagtgGTAGACTCAATGATGATTCACTCAGAAATATCATAGCATAAATCCATTTTACCAAGCAGGTCAAATTGATGCAATAATACACCTACCCAAGGCATAATCCATAGACTTATTAGGTATAAAATCTACAGGTAGAGCCTCCTCATGGCAGAATAAGTAGTTGTCTCCCTTCAAAACTTACTCAACTTGGATATTGCATGCTTGATTAAAGGACTGATACCAGATTTTACCCTCCTCACCAACTAGGAAAGTGAAAATCTACTCGTTGACTTCTCAATATTAAATGGGGCAATTCAGTGAAAAAATATGCATCTTCAGAAACTATGTGTGTCCTGAACTGCATCACGTTGCTGTCTTCAAATGTAAACCTACCAAAACATCTACCAAAGGATCTCAAAAAACGATTTCACTAGATGCCCTCACAAAAAATTTGAACCATTAAGTGAATAATAAGTTATTAAATCAAGTCCCATCTCATCAAGCCTCAATGTGAGACACAAGCTCCATACCTATCCCATATTACCGAAAATCGCACAATGGGTATCTGGTTGAATGTTCCAAAAGAAAACTCTTACACCAGATAAAACAGTTGTTCATCAATTTAAACGAACAACTGGATCATATTCCATTATCCTAGTATTGCAAGTCAAAGTCATtcaatacaaaaataaaattacttaaAGCATTATAAGAAACGAACATGAATTAGCCAACTAATCTGTAGTCACACAACAAAAAGTTGCAAAGAGCAAATGTGTTATCGAAACAACTGATAGGCAGAAATTCAAAAAATCCGTTGGCCATTTGGTCAACTATTGAATTTAAAGTATTCCAGGAACTTCAACATATACATTCTACAGAAACCATATCAATCCATGTAATTTCACAACAGTTGATACTTATCATGTCAAAAATTATGCTTAAGCTTCAAGTTGACATCCAAGCTCAAAAGTTATCTTTGATCCTATTTTTTAAggtcaaattcgggcatcataCTTGCGCTTTTTAGCCATTAACAGGAGGAACAACATAACTAAGAAAGTTATCATGTATTTTATAATAGTCCTCTAAGGTTCAGCGCAAAACTGGATGAATTCCTAAAAAACTTTAAGCTTATGATTTTTAACTTTCTAAATTTAGCGATATATGGCCCAGGACAAACAAATATACGAGGAAAAAAGAGCAAAACATCGTAGCTGAGAACATACTCTGGAGTTTTTTGTCCATGTACCTGCAATAGAAACAAACAGACAAGCAATTTAATTTAACGGCATAACGtataaaatcaaaattaatgCTTAAATTAAAAATCaagatgaaaaggaaaagagcatATGGAAGTAAGAGAAGTACTTCTTCAGATCCGGGGGTTGGCCCGATCGACTCATGGTGAAAACCCTACACACAGAGAGAGAGGgggagtgtgtgtgtgtgagagagagagagaaagagagagagagaaagagagagagagagagatagactCGCGAAGCACCGGTGAGGGACGACCAAATAGGGAAAGAGCGAGAAGCACCTCTAACAGGGGTTTACCAGTGGTCAAAACCCTACCGTATATGCTCTCGGAAATCGGAAGAGAGGGTGACCTCGGGTTTATGCGACCAACGATCCACCACCTACAGAAAATTAACCCATAGTTCATGGGCTGGATGGCTTCTTGATCTTGGATCTTTTAATATTAGAGATGGCCCAACAGATATTGTTCTCGAAACGGCTAACAACTGATGTGGCTTCCTAGACATAAAGTTTTGAAAAAGTACATACATTTATTCGTATTTCCATATTTTTTCCTCCTAGACTTTTAGGGATACATGATATCTAGTTACTGAGTGGTTACTACTTACTAGCGTTTTGACAACCAGACCGGCTGGTTTAATGGGTCGAATTGCAAACCGGTCATATCTCCAGTCCGGTTTAATAGTTAACCcaaaaaatttaattgaatggatcaaatccaataaaaaatctgttgaattaataaaaatcagaaaaattagaTAGTTCAACCGGAGTTActaacttttttattttctagaataaatatttcaacgttattcactttatttaatattaaaataattaaacaagatTCAAACTTTGAATCCGAGTTGAACCAACCGAATCAGAAACTTTTTTGATTCATTCTCCGATTTGGGTTTAGAAACATTGGTAGTTACTACTTTATCATGGCACCCgatgttgttttcttttttttttgtttattttttaggaaagtggtgatctaatctctcaaaaaatgtgttttcatcttttttattGCTTGGTTGTATGTTTTTTCTTTCGCTCCCAGTTTTATTGTGATTTTAGTAGCATCACAAATATTTGTAACTTTAAAACTGCCAGACATATATAACATTCTCTCAATCTCATCTTAGTTACTTTTGCTTCCCTTGGAATTTTAAAAATGCCCAAGAATTAGGAGGGTAAAAATCCCTAAAACATAGGATGACAATAGATTTTGGAAAACTAAAGGATAAAGAGTAGTAGGTAACTCTCAAAACGCATCTGTAACATCCCTATTTTTCTCTTATgaatttaagtttttattttcatttggaTATAGTGCACTTAAATCACAAGCTAAAAATTGTCAACTCGTTGCATTTTAACCATGGACTGAGGATGACTTTACTGGCACTGTCAGGGGTCTCAATATAAACTAAACTTTGTAACGACTTGTTTGCCAAGTGGTTAACCAATGTTGACATCCCTCTTGCAAGTAGCGCAACTGGTTGGGTTTTGCTTTCGAAGTCAACCGAGTTCCTTTTCACGGCTTGACGCTCTTGTCATGGAATCGAGTCATGTTGAAACCTTCAATTCTGGTCGTATTGATATTTCCACAATGATGAGAAAAGTCTCCAAAACCAGGTCTCGTgaagaaattaggaaaaatttatttgaactcctctttttattatttgcacttttattacataatttttatttgttagaTATAAGATACAACAAATGATGATAGTGCCAATAATAAAATATGAAAcgcaaataatatttttcaaaaaaaaattccagggCAGAATCAGATACCTCAATAAGCTTCGTATTGTCTGATCCTAAGGCGCAGCTCGCATAATCTACTGTTTCTATCAGGCAATGGTAGCTTCTGAGTTGTGGAACTgccctttttttcttcattttccatgAACTTCCCCCTTAGGATAACCATGAAGAATCAGGAAAAGAACTCAATTAAAACAGCAGCCTCGCCATTTAGCTTGTTTTGAAGTTTATCCTGACGTAAAGAATGCCTAGTCcatattagttttatttatcTTCCACTCCTTACCCTGTTTCGGTCAGTGCATGCaggcaagtttttttttttttgcgtaaaGACTAAAGGCagggaaaagaataaaagatcCATCAAGTTCGAACTTGAGCAAAGCGGTCGGCACGTAGAGCCAAGGACTGCAGCTGGCAATGGATTCATATATAAGATCTCCCCAACTAAAACTCCCTACACAGTCGTCCGTGGATCGGGAacaattttgtataatttgatTTGTTGCCGCCACGGAGATTGCGTAATCCAATCGTTGATTGGAAGTAGCCACGTCAATTGTTCATACAAAGTCAACCGATGCTTATCTACATCGAAGCCTATGTCAACCCTCCATTGTGCCAATCCCCTCTCGCCGTCAAGACTGAATTGCAGGCAATGCCGTCCAAGAATTCTACGTCTCTAGTTCTTCTCTTAAAAAGTTTGGTTAAAAGATTTTCTTATCGGGGTATTCGGTAAAGGATATCAGCTTCATTCCCGTCCACGTATCATGAATCAATGGGCCTCCACTCTTTCAAGTAGGTGATATATTATCGAACCAAGGGCACGTTTGGGGTTGACTAATTCTCTTAGCACTTACATTACATGAGGCCGAAAGCCGGTAATGTACTGCAGAAGCTGCAGAGTATTTTAATTGCTCCCTACCATCTGATTTATTTTTAGATATGTGTTTGCTTGTTACCCACCGTTTGATTTAGCCCTTGGCCGAACGCATCTTTCTTTCGCTCTAAAAGCAGGAGATAAGAGAGGCGGGTGATGGGATTCTCTTTGTTGAATTTAgacgaaattccttaaccatcaaatCATTTTTTCCGTTTTGAAACGCTGCGCAGGATGTGCGACAAGTATGGCTTATGGTCCTCGACTGAATTATGGAATGGTTATAACTAATCGTGTATCACGTATTCTATGTGTTTCCGAATTCGATTCAGAAACACTAAGAAATTGAGGAAGGCCTGTAGTTTAGAAGGTTTGGTTGCAATTGACGCTCTTGATATTTTAGTCTGTTTATTCAACCACAGATTTAAAAATAATTGGCAAAAGGAAAggattattaataaaaaatgcaatcaaaTGAAAATAGCTAGGTTTAGGTTTGTGCTCAAAGGCAACGTGGCAtcccctcattttttttttttggaataaaaaaatcatcattttaTTAAATCTATAGTAATGGTAGAAATTACATTAGCTATACACATATACAAATAGATCTGGAGAACAAACACTTTGATACCGTAGATCTAGAAAATCAATAGAATATTACatcaaaactccaaaaaaaaaatcaaaagataaaATGCTTATAACCCCAAAAATATCATTCCAATTATACTGCTTGCTTCGTTCTAAATCTACTAATGAACTGATTCAAACCCAAATGTTAAGGTGAGATCTCACCATGCATGTCTAAGAAATTTCAGATCTAACAACCAAATTCGAAAAAACTTAGATCTAATACAATAAATAGACTAACTACAAAAACTCTTGCTAGAAATACTTAAGAGAAGGTGAAACTCTTATTAGAAATctctaaacaagaagaaattctCACTAAAAAATCTATGGGACAGTAATTGTAACTGCAGATGGATAATTGTTTGGTTACTTTCTGGCCTTTGAATGCATTAAAGTAGTTGCAACTGCGAATCGATATGGAGCATCAATTATTGGGCAAAACACCACTAATGAACATTTGGTGCATCATCTTCATCTCAACACTCCTAACCCcgttaaaaatatttattcaattCAAAAGCGAAAAATTAAACCAATTGACAAGTGGTACGGCCCCatttttttcgaaaaaaaaaaaaacattggtATGGCCCA
Protein-coding sequences here:
- the LOC113697337 gene encoding probable small nuclear ribonucleoprotein G, which codes for MSRSGQPPDLKKYMDKKLQIKLNANRMVVGTLRGFDQFMNLVVDDTVEVNGNDKIKIGMVVVRGNSVVTVEALEPVARAQ